The genomic region TTCTGTTGTGGCCCGGGTGGCTTGCCGCCCGGGCCATTCTCATGTCGCCCGCATCCGGTTCGCCCGGAGTTTACGGTGTCTCCACCGTCACGCGCGACGCTCGCCGGCATGGAGGCCGCGGCACACCCTTTCAACGCTCGGCCCCGATCCGATATCATCAGCAAGCTCCGGCAGGGCGCACGCCGCGCCGGATGGGTGGGTGCATCGCGACAGCGGAGTGTTGATACGGCACGCAGCCATGAGCGACACGGAGAGGCGGGGCAACCAGGGTGGCGACGCGCCGGGCACCGGCGTGGTGATCAAGACTCGGCCGAAAACGCGCAAGCCCTCGATGTACAAGGTGCTGATGCTGAACGACGACTACACGCCAATGGAGTTCGTCGTGCACGTTCTCGAGCGCTTCTTCAACAAGAGCCGGGAGGAGGCGACCCGGATCATGCTGCATGTGCACCGGCGCGGGGTCGGGGTGTGCGGCGTGTTCACCTACGAGGTCGCCGAGACCAAGGTGACGCAGGTGATGGACCTGGCGCGCCAGCACCAGCACCCGTTGCAGTGCACAATCGAGAAGGAGTGATC from Elioraea tepida harbors:
- the clpS gene encoding ATP-dependent Clp protease adapter ClpS → MSDTERRGNQGGDAPGTGVVIKTRPKTRKPSMYKVLMLNDDYTPMEFVVHVLERFFNKSREEATRIMLHVHRRGVGVCGVFTYEVAETKVTQVMDLARQHQHPLQCTIEKE